The DNA window GGAGAACAACATATCAATCTGAACTTTATCAGTGCCAGGCAAATGAAATGCTAATTGGGAGTTTCGGATGGGGGGACCTATGAGGAAGTAGATCAATAGGAACTAGACTTTTTAGTGATAAGTATCAATATTATTCGCTTAAATACTTGATAACTTCAGTTTATCTGGCTCTATATGGctttttaacaaaatattctaCAGCTTAAGACATAGTTTATATAATAGTTagataaacatataaaattgAGAGGATCATGAACCCAAAGAACATTGAACCAACAGCAGATAAAAATATGTCGGTTGTTTAATTGCGATCTTTTCCAAGAAATACTCGAACAATCTGAGAATGGCTAACTTTCTTTTTGTCAGCGTTAAAAAAACCCTTAATTACAAACTAGTTTGTATGTACAATTTGGCAATGAACTTATCCAGACTGATTCATTCGCAATTCATtgaatttaaacatttatccGTGTTATTACTTCCGTTCAGACGGATTGTAATATTACGTTCCCAATAAGGTGTTAGGTGGCCAAGACTATAAGTTATAACACGTTAGGCAACCaagtatgaaaatataaacGTTAAAAATGCAGTTCTAGTTGGGAATTCAATTTATTGCATACTACAAGTGAGGAAATGATGGAGTGGTATTACTTGTTCGATTAAATATTACACCCATCGTAGgcataatattatattatatattagaTATTACTTAAAGTCGTAATCTGCATTTCTGAAGTTGTTAGATCTATAATTAAAACTACTTATTACTAAATATTATTCAGATTATTGAACGGATAAATTAGTCATGCTTAGACACTCTAAGAACGTGATTTATAACCCAGTTGTTATCAACAGCACACTTTGTATGGGAGGTCAGTAATCTCAGTTGACCAAGAAACAAACCAATTGCCGCCACCGATAAGAAGGCAATAACAGCTGTTAGGATGGCGAATTCCACCATTGGAGTTAGGTCGTTTTCCTCCCAAAATGAAGGCTCAGAAATGGCTCATCCACCATTAGAATCTCAGGCGAGTCTAACAGCACGAAGCTGAGTTTAAGCCCTCGACACACGCAAAAGgcgaaacaataacaaactgCAGGTACAAAGTTGAACAACATGAAAGGCAAGCCGCGCTCTGAACCCGGTGCGATTCGTTCCGCGTCCCCCGACAGACACCCTTGTTCCTCCCGATTGTTGCCCGGCATGTTTTCAACTGTTGGAGTGGAAAGGAGAGGagtaggaggaggaggagtggaGCCAGTGGGTGGGCTTTAGGTTGCTGGTTGTTGGCTGTTGACTGAAAGGTCGTTGCTTCCATTAAACGCGCTTTACCGGAACACAAACAGAACGAAAGCGGGAACGAACCTTGTATATTATTCATAAGAAAATGTGAATCGATTTATTCGTGCTATTGATTGTTGTCGTCCAACAGATTTTAACTAATAACAAAACTATGGAGTGTGCTACGGGTGCAATGGGTATGATTGGTTGGTTGGGCATGGGCAAACAGGTTAACAATGAGTATGAGTATGTGAATAAGCGATCACTTCTCGCTTATCAATGCATCAATACGTGAGCGTATCGATGACTCAAACAGCCAACAAGAGCTGTGCGTGCAATACTAGCCTTTGCAAGGGCAAttcatacgtatatatatttagtataTTTACTTTCGGTTCGTTTGCTCAGATATTCGCTGAAATGCATGCATGCATGTATGCATACCTGTGCTATAATGGCGAAAGATGTCTCTTTAATTTGCAAGCCTTTCCTTCCTTGAGCCACCAGTCTGGAATAAGTTCTTTAGAGGAAGTCGTCTCATGCTTCCGTTGGCTTAATCCCCGGCGATGCACTCCTTGTTCTTGCTTACTTGTTATGTAATGACAGTACGCTGTGACCAATTGGATATTTTCCAGATAGATCTAATTCATATATTGCTTAAAAAGTACATAGTTCATACAGTCACTATAAACATACCAAGCCATTATGATTTGCTTATCAGAAATAAGAATGAAGAGCCtgattaaaatgttatcagtTGTCAAAATCAAATATGCCTAACAAGCATCTGATCAGTGATTCACCAATTAATTGACTTATTTATCCCTTAGTAACATAGTTTTAAACATTTACTCAAAAGAAAATCGAAAATCGTATAACTTCCGCTTAGTTGGCATCACTGAGTGTTCTAGAATGAAAAAGAGTTGAAAGTAGGCAACATTGTCCCCTCCATTTACATTGTAATGCACTTCAAAGGCAGGTGAAAGGGGATGGGGGGGACAGTCGGGTGGACAGAGCGGACGGACGAACTTACTCGCAGACGGATAGACACTCTTAAGACCGTTAGTCGCCGGCGACGGCAAACAACTTGAGCCAAATCGCTGCCGCCCGCCAAACAGCCTGCCATTCCGAGTTATGCacatttttaattgtgttGGGCAAATGCTGCGTACAGCGAGCAGGGAAGGCACTGAATGCGAATGCTCGGCATGCACTCCAGACTCTGACTTCTCTGTTGGCCCATCAGCCGGTTTGTCAATACAAAGATGAAGATGTGAATGTGGCTGTGGCCATACCCCCGCCTCATCCTTCGAGGGAAACTCAACCACTCCTAACCGTGACACATGTAAATATGCCAGTCTATAGGTTGCGCCTACTCCACAGCCACTCCCACACACTCCCGCCTACTGGGCTAAGTGCATTTTAATGCCGTTAGGTGCATCATTTTGCCTCTAGTTTGGCGCTCAATTAAAGCTGGCTGATGTGCTTGCATTGCATTTGATTGGGTTGGGCCTGGAGTGGGTGTCTGCGAAGAGCGGTGGCAGCCACAACTGCTCCACCTCATATCTGATGGCAAAAAAAGATAGCTGGGAGCCAAATATAAATAGCTGACTTAGTCAGAAACTTTGTCCATAGAGATGGGCTTTCCAAGATAATAAGATTACATGGAATCTGTGTTTTGCTTGATAATTATAATTACTTGTGCATTattataataatgtatgtttGATTATTTGCAGTCAAGGGTCTGGATCACATCGCAGAAAACATTTTGTCGTACTTGGATGCCGAATCGCTCAAATCGTCCGAACTGGTCTGCAAGGAATGGCTGCGCGTCATCTCCGAGGGCATGCTCTGGAAGAAGCTTATCGAACGCAAGGTGCGCACAGATTCCTTGTGGCGCGGACTGGCCGAGCGGCGTAATTGGATGCAGTACCTCTTCAAGCCACGGCCGGGCCAGACTCAACGGCCACACTCATTCCATCGCGAGTTGTTCCCCAAGATAATGAATGTGAGTTGCCCTCGAAGTGTGCCGAATATGCAATCGGTTTACTCAACCCCCACATTTTATGCGTTTCAGGACATTGACAGCATAGAGAACAACTGGCGGACTGGCCGCCACATGCTGCGCCGCATCAACTGCCGGTCCGAGAACTCGAAGGGTGTCTATTGTCTGCAGTACGATGACGGCAAGATTGTCTCCGGACTGAGGGACAACACCATCAAGATCTGGGATCGCACGGATTTGCAGTGCGTTAAGGTAGCTTTCGAAATAGTCAATCCATAAGATTTTGATTATTAACACACTCCCCTCCCCGAATTCCAGACCCTAATGGGCCACACTGGATCGGTGCTGTGCCTGCAGTATGACGACAAGGTGATCATCAGTGGCTCCAGCGACTCCACCGTCCGCGTGTGGGACGTTAATACCGGCGAGATGGTCAACACCCTTATCCACCACTGCGAGGCGGTGCTGCACTTGCGCTTTAACAACGGCATGATGGTTACCTGCTCCAAGGATCGCTCCATCGCCGTCTGGGACATGACCTCACCCAGCGAGATCACACTGCGGCGCGTCCTTGTCGGTCACCGTGCCGCCGTCAATGTGGTGGACTTTGATGAGAAGTACATCGTGTCCGCCAGCGGGGATCGCACCATCAAGGTCTGGTCCACGTCCAGCTGTGAATTCGTGCGCACTTTGAATGGCCACAAGCGTGGCATCGCCTGCCTACAGTACAGAGATCGCCTGGTGGTCAGCGGCAGCTCAGACAATTCCATAAGGTGAGGCGTGTGAACTTAACCAACTGACTTTCCGGCACTGATGTGATTAATGATGAGTGATAGGCAATTTCTGCGTGAATGTTGCGATTAGTAGTTGGTAAATTAACCCCAACTGCCGTACGTATCACAgaaatttgctttaattaatgTGGATTTCCTTGGTTTTTGTTAGTATctgaatattaaatattatattaagttTTTCTATCATTTTATACTGCATATAGAGatcattttcttttcctttacTTGGCCTACATACCCAGAACACAACCTGATATAAGAAATCGAAATTTTCTAATCAACTTTAACTTTTTTCAGACTTTGGGACATTGAGTGCGGTGCATGTTTACGTGTCCTGGAGGGCCATGAGGAATTGGTTCGCTGCATCCGTTTCGATACGAAACGAATCGTAAGCGGCGCCTACGATGGCAAGATCAAGGTTTGGGATTTGGTCGCCGCCCTGGATCCAAGAGCTGCCTCCAATACTCTCTGTCTGAATACCCTTGTGGTGAGTCATTTGACCAGTCATAGTAGCATTTGTCTAATCCCGATGGTGAACCCTTTTAGGAACATACTGGTCGCGTATTTCGTTTGCAATTCGATGAGTTCCAGATTGTTAGCAGCTCGCATGATGATACAATTTTGATTTGGGACTTTCTAAATTTCACACCCAATGAGAACAAGACCGGACGCACACCGTCACGTAAGAGAAGCCAACTTTCACCCCATTGATCTCTTGAATTATGCATAACGATTTCGCTTTGTTTTCTCAATTTCCATTGTGCTTGTTGCTATAGCGGCCTTGATGGAACATTAACATTTTGTGCAACGGCAGCTGCGCGAGTTACATCTACAATCCTCGAGCGAAGGAGAGGAGGACGACGATGAGGACGATGGGGATGATTTTGAGGAGGAGGATTCTAGAAACGATGCTGGCGCGTTTATGGGGGGATATGTTAGGCACCGGGATGCTGGTGGTTCGGGATCCGTCACCGGTTCCGGTTCGGATCCCGAATCGGATGACCTGGATTTCGATATAGATGTTGAGAATATTAATGATTATGATGAATAATGAGTGAATGGTCGTTAAACAGCAGCATATACACACAGCAGACGTCTTGTCTATTCAAAAAACCATGTTGAACCCAAGATACAGCGATCTCTAAGCGTCTATTTTACACACTACatccacactcacacacacagaacaCAACCACATAATATGAATTACATGAAGTtataaaagtaaacaaacaataaatgcAGAAGGAGTATACTATTTATGCAGATATTTCGCAAAACTGGCTGTTAGGTTTGTCATGTACGaatgaaacaaaaatgaaagaaGCAAAAACGGAAGAACAGAAAAagtaaaattatatataagatTATCTAGGCGCTGTAATACTAATCGAGGGTCAGTCTTTGAATCGCACTTCGAATCGGTGGATCGATCGATTGGGCGTTATTTTAAGTGTTTCTTTAGCTCAAATACACAAGTATCGCGTTTAGGCAGCTGCCGCCTCAAGAATCGCAGCATGAATCTTCAGCGCGGCCAGAAGAATCAGTCTTTAGCATAAATGTTAGTTAGAGTTGCATCATTGAAATTGACAAAGCGGATTGCCGTTTTGCACATTTGTAACCTATTTTACGCGCCTTTTGCCTAATGTTTGTGTTAATTGTAAAGTAAATCTAAGCCTAGTATTTTATTGGCAATTGTAATCTAAGTTaaccgaaatacaaataatttaaatgaaaagtaaattgtgTAAAGAGGGACACGCAGCAGTGTCTGCAACTGGAAGTTGCACATCTTTCGAGCGAAGATGAATTGAAAATGGATCCATTGTACTGCAATATATAACCGATTCTATTATTGATTGATCTATGCAAACTATAGATTCTAGATATACCGATGTATGTAGAAAATAGCAAATTCCCAGGCAGTTTCaacaatataattatatgtatgtataccgTTCGTTGATTGTGATCAATGGATATTTTACTATATGTATTGCTATTTGTAAGTTAAGTTCCAATGCTACACTTGATCTGGATCACGATCACGCCGCTTCCGCGTTAACtaatgtatgtacataacgTTTTACTTTAACAAAAGTTGATCAAATATGAACACATACTCCGGATTATGTAAAACTGTTAGTGGAAAGGGCAGCTTGTTGAACGATGGCCGAGCAACTGCTAGTGCGCGAATTGGCTTAGTATATGTAACATAActagaaataataataaattgtgtATAAATgctaaaaaattgtttatattaAATGGAGTCACTAAATGGATTTAGTGAAGCGGAACTGGGTAATACAAAGTCTTACTAAATAACTTAGGTTACAATAAATGCATGAAAATTTCATTTAGATTGTTGCCCAATTTTTCCTTCGCACTCCCACAAGCTGCGTACAGGGTATCTGATGGAGGACTAACTCATTTGCTTGCTATTAGATGCGTAGTCCACGCATTACATTTTTGAACTAGTGAGAACaaagtatttttttgttaaattcgCGATAGGTACATTTTTGACGGTTTTCTGGTCACATCGCCAAATCACAAACTTTGTTTGCTGATAAATTTCGAAGCTCCCAATTTGCAAATACTCCAAAATGGACTGGTACGTGGGCACAGAGTGGGAGGACAAGAATCGTGGTCTGACCAAGAAGGTAATTGGCCTCCAGTTCACCGAAATGGACAAGCCCACGATAATCAGTACGGTGGAATTTAGTGTCAACAAGAAAGCCGCCAACTTGGGTGGACGACCTAGCAAATATTTGGCCAGCGATGAGTCCACGACGTATCCTCAAAAGCACAGCCTGGAAATGGGCACCAGCCTGACAGCAGTGGACTGCTActtggagctgctgctgcagcaatttGTGCCTGGTGAAACGGCAGCCTGTAGCATCACGACCAAAACCGGCGAACGGATTGAATTCGAAATGAAGCTGGAAAAGATTGTGAAGAACACTCAGGTGGAGAAGCTAAGCGCTGCAGAGATTTATGAGTTGGCACTGCGTCTCAAGCAGAGCGGCGTGGCCACCTTTAAGACGTTCCCGAAATTCGCCTTTGATTACTTTGTGCGTGCCGCAAAGTTGCTGATCACCTACAAACCCTTCgacaaactaaacaaaaagaCCAATGGCATCAACGGCCCGGCAGTGGAGGCGCTCTTCATCCAGATACAGACCAACCTGGCCGCCTGTTTGTTGCAGGAGAAACGATACGAACATGTAATCTACCACACGCAGTTTGTGGAGACGGAGGAGAGCCCCAGCGAGAAGAGCATCTACCGGCGTGCACTGGCCTACTATCACCTGAAGGAGTTCGCCAAGGCGCAGGCCACCGTCGAGCGAATGCCCAACTACGAGGAGAAGCGAGAGTTCAGCAAGCTGCGCGACAACATCGCTGCCAGCTGGAAGGATAGCAATGCCCATTACAAGGAGGTGGTGCAGCGTATGTTTAGTTAGTTCCCATTGATAACATCGCGATGTCGGGCTAACCAACGGTCTTTATAAAATAGCTTATGTTAAATGTACTACTTTGATTTTCTACTCTTTATGTTGTCAAACTTGGCGCGCTTGTTTCTGGGATCGAACTTGGCTCTCCTGTTCTTGGGGTcgaatttgtttttcttgtcCTTGCGATCAAACTTATCCTTACGATCGTACTTGTCCTTGCGGTCAGATTTGTCATTCTTGTCCTTGGTATCCAGTTTAGCCCGTTTGTTCTTGTATTTCATTCCCCCGCCTAAACTAGGCCGCTTTCGGGAGGACTTCGCTTCCATTTTGAAGAGTTCTGCAAACGAAACAATATTTTATGTTGTACGCAGCATGTAGCAAAACTCACCTTCGTCTGGTTCCTCGCCGACTTCCTCCTTGTAGTACTCCGCATCATCCTCGGGGTCGCTATCAGTGCGACCCTCTGCCGCCCTCTTGGCAGCCCACTTTTCATCCTTCTTAAGCTTTAAGTTGCGGGCACGATTCTCTGCCTGCTCCTTCTTGCGCTGCTCCTTCTGCTTTCGCTTCTTTTCGACCAGCTTGCGCAGGATTTCCTTTTCGTCCTCTGTCTTGACCACATGGTCGTGATACAGAACTTCGCCCGTCAGAAGGCCCTCTTCTATTTTAATGAGCTGCAGAGTTAGACGAGGTCCGATCTCGTGTAGCTTTATGGAGCTCTTGTTATCCTCCAAGTTGCCCCTGGTTTTAAGAGTCTGTGCCAGCACCACGTGTGACTGCTCGTCATCTTCGGCCTCTGATTCGGAGGCATAGCCGTCCctgaaaatcaaaattatgaTTACTTGATGGAATGAGAACAAATGGGCATTTCCTACTTGATCACAAAGTCCACGACTTCCTTACACTTGCCCAGATTGGGCACCGTTCCTTTGACGATTTTCTGGACCGCCCGCTTCAAGCCCACCGGCACCACCTGCACGGAGTAGTGCCTCATCTCGACCAGCTTTGTGTCCGGATTATAGGAGAAGAGGACGCAGCGACGAATGGTGCCGATATTGACCGTGGCCAAGTTGATGGAGGGGAACATGTTCTGGAACGTGGTGGCCATCAGCTTAAGGTGCTTGCCGTCGCCACTGAAGTTGTTCATGATGACCAGCGGAGCGTGTTTGAAGTGATCATTGTCTATCATCTGCTTTTTGCTTAGCGAGATCACATCTCTGGCCAGGGTGAACTGATGAACCTGCCAGAGGATAACTTCGCGGTTAAAAATCCATTGGAACTAAGCGATGATATAAACAAACCTTAAAAGTAAGCGATGGACCCCGCGGCAGGCGGACCACTTTGAAGGACAGCTGCGTGGATGCCTTGTTGAAGATGCCCATGTGCGAGACGTGGAAGAAGCTGCTCAGGCTGACAAAGTCCTTGATGCGGTTCATCCGCTTCTCCCGCAGATTGCTGGCCGTGAAGGGCTCCATGATGCGGCGGAAGTCCAGGGTGAGGTCCATGATGTACGGACAGGCGAGGCCGCGATGGATGACGAAGGAGTGCGGCGCCTCCACGATCTCACTCGGCTCGCTGGCCTTGAAGGCCGCCGTGCGCGTTTTCGGATGCACTTTCTTCTTACCGCCCATGTTTCAATGTTTTTGTTCACTTTTCTCCCGCACGTGTTGGGATCAGTGTGGCTGCTCGCGCGAAAAATACCGAGCGCCCACGCCGTCTGCCTTTGGTCACTCTAATCccattttaaatttgaattttccgCCAAATTAAAAGCacttctgttttatttaaattatatttatttaatcacACTTAACATAGCAAACACAAATGATGTTATTTCGTTTCATTTATGCATTTAAAGTTTTACAACTGTTCTTGTTTGATTTCTCTTTATCAGCTAGTTTTACCAAGTGGccaattgtttaaaatgttgCGACAAACCGAAGAAAATCCGAGCTGCAGTGCTGTGGTaatgaatttgcatttaagtCGAAGAATTTCcggttgtttgttgttgttctgctCGCGAAATTACaactatatatttatgttgcgaaaaattaataatattaatattttaatattagcatatatgtatatttatataaattatagttCTACAGCTTAAACTGAATTTGGAGTGTTTAGTTTTGCTTGCTTTCATTCCGCGGCGGTCGATTTATGCGATACTCATTGAtctgtatgtatatataaaacttCAGTTTAAACCGCAGTTAACTACAGCCGGATGTTGTTGCTTTCGattcttttgctgctgctggtgcttctgatggtggtggtggtgttggtggtggAGTGGCGGcttcgatttgatttgatttgatttatcaATTTATGCGCACATGACAAACTGTGGCTGACAAACGCATAGACATCCTGTGCGGTCCATCGGGTGTGCACTGCTTCTGATCTTGGTGTTGCAGTTCTggccgctgctgctcctctTGTAGTCGTAGTTGtaattgctgttgcttctgtttATGTTGCTGTTCTGGCGGTTGCGGGGAATAGCGAAAATTGCTTGGGGCGGTCACTGACAGCACTGTTTGCGCACGTCGGCGGTGACAGTCGGCTTCACGTCGATGGGCTCCACGTTCGACGGGCGGATGACGTCGCCTTCCGGCGGATCTCTGATCTGTTTCTGCGACACAATGCGATAGATCTCTGAAACGGGATTACGAGAGTCCATTAGTCGAGCTTCGTTATCATTAATCATCTCTTGACTCTTAATGGAGCATTCAATCTACAGTATGCTACAGTATGCCGATCGATAGTTCGAAAGCAGGCAAGCTAAGTTATCCTGACCGACTTACCTGTGAGTATGTTCTGGAATGCCGTTTCAACGTTCGTGGAGTCAAGGGCCGAGGTTTCTATGAAACTCAAGCCGTTGCGCTCGGCAAACAGCTTCGCCTCGTCCGTGGGTACGGAGCGCAAGTGCCGCAAGTCGGACTTGTTGCCCACCAGCATGATGACGATGTTCTGGTCGGCATGGTCGCGCAGCTCCCGCAGCCACCGCTCCACGTTCTCGTAGGTCAGATGCTTGGCAATGTCATAGACGAGCAGGGCCCCCACGGCACCGCGGTAGTAGGCAGAGGTGATGGCGCGATAACGCTCCTGGCCGGCCGTATCCCAGATTTGCGctttaattgttttgccaTCGACCTGCGTTGGATGGACAGGAAGGACGAAACAAAGGACTGCATTAGAATATTGACAGTAATTGGCAATTTCGCCAAGAAATGCTTGCGGCGCATTCGCTTTGAAAATTGATATACATACAAGCATTTGGATTCAATATTCAGACCTAACTGACCTAAATATGACTTATGGATAAGCTTTTAAATATACTAAGagaaccaaatttttgaaatttcttACACTAGTTAGAAAAAACGCAGCTGGACGTAGGTTGTATTCATTAGAATCCGATTTGATATACTAAATATTGTCAAATCCTTCGAACAGATGGCACAAAGTACTATTGTACACAAATCCTTATACATacgtaatatttaattgttattgACCACATAAGTTTATTATTTCAGCACAAGTGACAACTATGATGTCAACATTTTGCCTAATCCCACAGGATGGCTTTCGAAATTATGCAAGAAAGCCAATTGGAAATCCTTTATTTAGTGAAATTCTCGACACTTACTCAAATTGAACAAACTTTTCCCCCCAATTCTCCGATAGACGCCTCAACTACGTGTCCTCCCATCGAAAAGCACACGCAAGTACACCCGTGACTTCCCCCACTGTGGGTGCGGTGCGGTAGATGTTGGGGGTGGAGCTCCCCTCCACCCTCAAGTTCTTGGCCAGCGTACTCACCTCTATGCTGCGCGTTGCAAACTCGACGCCAATCGTCGACTTGGACTCCAAATTGAATTCATTGCGCGTGAAACGTGAGAGCAAATTACTTTTGCCAACACCGGAGTCACCGATAAGGACAACTGCAAAGGATTAGAGGGAATTAGTGACATCGACATTGGCATTGGATAATCGAAGACCCCCAGTTGCATAATTTATGTGGGTGTGTGGTGTGGTGTGGCGTGGCATGGCGTGGCATGGCCCCTTTCTTGTGTTTTACGGCCGGACAGAATGGTCGCTGGTGGCCCGGCTAGGTCATGTCCTCCTTTCACCGCTGGCACTGCGCACCAAGGTCAGCGAGTACATAAAACCGCCATGCTCGGGGGATTTCAGGCCATGGAAAGAAATGTTTTATGATTGGGGCAGTCGACGTTTGGGAGTTCGTGTTATTGTGCTTCATTGCCGATAGCAAACATTTCTTGGATAATTGAGTGGGGGATATTTGTGTGAGCAAATAAGCATCCCAAGTTGATATGCTACCCGATAAAAAATATCCACTGACCTTTTTATGACTCTATTTTTTTATGATAAAGTTTCTCATGTGCAGCCAGAGTTGTTGgctataatttatattaactGATATCTAGACACTGTGTTTACTGTCTGTCTGTCTattagttttcatttttgaCACCCTTTTCGGACATTGTTGATTCAGCATGTTTGCTAATCCATTCAGAAAACAACAACTAAAACTCATCAAACACCTTTTCGGTCTATCGCTATGGTCATAGCTGGACGGAGAAAATTCAAATAGTAAAATGGTATCATATGAACACTGATTCTTGAGTTCGAAGTTTCGACTGCAATGTCATTAAGATATGAGCTAGAAATTGGGAAAGACTTTTGAATTTATGTCCTGGTTTTTGACTCAATATAGCTAGCAATGTTAGAGAAACAggtttttctttcagtgtggACAGCTGGGAGCAGCGTGGTTACAGTTATCAGCGAGAGAGCTGAGTCACTTTGTTTTCTACTCTCTTTCTCAGCGCTAATAACGATCTTCAAAGAGAAATTGCACTTAGTTAAGCGGATGCGATGAGAAATTAAAAGGGGAGGAGTGGTAATCAACGGTCATTACTTAGTAGTGGGAATGGCTCGAATAACCCGAAACGGCCCACTTTCGGTTATGTGATTATGCGCTTATCGGTGAGTGGAATTCTTCAACAGTTATTGGCAGTGAGTCATGCCCGTTTAATATTGTTTCATGTGTGAAATTTGAGGCTTCATCATGCATACCGAACACTGACGCATTATTATGGTGatgttttttaactttttggATACttgacccaaaaaaaaaaaactggagattaagttttaaatatttgacaaaatataCATGTGTCAGTCACTTTTCATTAATGACATTCAACAGTTGCTCAGCTGTGATAGCAGAGATTTCCAAGCGcaattgaaatttatggcGTAGTAGCAAATGAAGGGAACAAAGAAGAGCTGAGAATTTATGACCTCTGtccatacatatacataaacgGGGGAAGATGCGGGATAAAGGTCTTGTTTTCTACCTGCAAATACATCATTTTGCTCTACTGTGCTCCAAATTTTCAATCGAGAGCGGGTCAAAAAGAGAGCGCTCgagagagagagcggagagctaCTAAACGAAGTTACAAAAAACCATTGCAAAAGCCAGCTGTACAGAAATCATAATACCCACACTCTCGCTCCATTTACTGGATATCTAATCACTTTAGCATTTCGAGTGGGTGGGCAAGCCTAAAAACTACTTTACAGAGCGATTATAAATACGATCTGCTTGGCTTTTGTATGCAACGTGGCGAGACCAACGGCACTGTAATGACAAAACGAGCAGTTAACGGCAAAGTACGCGTACTCCAGTCCGAAAGAGAACCCCAAAGAGATGGAGATAGGCGGAGTGAGAGCGGGAGAGCCACCAAAGGGCATCCAActgcagcagtagcagcagcagcaacaacaacaaacccGGGGGGCGTACTTCTTATTTTGGGAATTAATGACACTCACGCAAACAAACACACCACATACCATCACATGAACTTTGGGCTCTTCGAGTGCACTTTTTTGTTATTCTCCAATTAGTTTCAATTAGTGCCATTGAACCACTGCCTCTCACGGGAGGGAGAGGAGAGAGCCTGAAAGTGCGGCTCCTCCTCTCCTGGTCCACCTTCGGCGATCATCACCCAG is part of the Drosophila sechellia strain sech25 chromosome 3R, ASM438219v1, whole genome shotgun sequence genome and encodes:
- the LOC6620053 gene encoding beta-TrCP, translated to MMKMETDKIMDETNSNAQAFTTTMLYDPVRKKDSSPTYQSERDLCFQYFTQWSESGQVDFVEHLLSRMCHYQHGQINAYLKPMLQRDFITLLPIKGLDHIAENILSYLDAESLKSSELVCKEWLRVISEGMLWKKLIERKVRTDSLWRGLAERRNWMQYLFKPRPGQTQRPHSFHRELFPKIMNDIDSIENNWRTGRHMLRRINCRSENSKGVYCLQYDDGKIVSGLRDNTIKIWDRTDLQCVKTLMGHTGSVLCLQYDDKVIISGSSDSTVRVWDVNTGEMVNTLIHHCEAVLHLRFNNGMMVTCSKDRSIAVWDMTSPSEITLRRVLVGHRAAVNVVDFDEKYIVSASGDRTIKVWSTSSCEFVRTLNGHKRGIACLQYRDRLVVSGSSDNSIRLWDIECGACLRVLEGHEELVRCIRFDTKRIVSGAYDGKIKVWDLVAALDPRAASNTLCLNTLVEHTGRVFRLQFDEFQIVSSSHDDTILIWDFLNFTPNENKTGRTPSPALMEH
- the LOC6620054 gene encoding peptidyl-prolyl cis-trans isomerase CPR6, with translation MDWYVGTEWEDKNRGLTKKVIGLQFTEMDKPTIISTVEFSVNKKAANLGGRPSKYLASDESTTYPQKHSLEMGTSLTAVDCYLELLLQQFVPGETAACSITTKTGERIEFEMKLEKIVKNTQVEKLSAAEIYELALRLKQSGVATFKTFPKFAFDYFVRAAKLLITYKPFDKLNKKTNGINGPAVEALFIQIQTNLAACLLQEKRYEHVIYHTQFVETEESPSEKSIYRRALAYYHLKEFAKAQATVERMPNYEEKREFSKLRDNIAASWKDSNAHYKEVVQRMFS
- the LOC6620055 gene encoding protein Peter pan; the protein is MGGKKKVHPKTRTAAFKASEPSEIVEAPHSFVIHRGLACPYIMDLTLDFRRIMEPFTASNLREKRMNRIKDFVSLSSFFHVSHMGIFNKASTQLSFKVVRLPRGPSLTFKVHQFTLARDVISLSKKQMIDNDHFKHAPLVIMNNFSGDGKHLKLMATTFQNMFPSINLATVNIGTIRRCVLFSYNPDTKLVEMRHYSVQVVPVGLKRAVQKIVKGTVPNLGKCKEVVDFVIKDGYASESEAEDDEQSHVVLAQTLKTRGNLEDNKSSIKLHEIGPRLTLQLIKIEEGLLTGEVLYHDHVVKTEDEKEILRKLVEKKRKQKEQRKKEQAENRARNLKLKKDEKWAAKRAAEGRTDSDPEDDAEYYKEEVGEEPDEELFKMEAKSSRKRPSLGGGMKYKNKRAKLDTKDKNDKSDRKDKYDRKDKFDRKDKKNKFDPKNRRAKFDPRNKRAKFDNIKSRKSK
- the LOC6620056 gene encoding ras-related protein Rab-11A: MGAREDEYDYLFKVVLIGDSGVGKSNLLSRFTRNEFNLESKSTIGVEFATRSIEVDGKTIKAQIWDTAGQERYRAITSAYYRGAVGALLVYDIAKHLTYENVERWLRELRDHADQNIVIMLVGNKSDLRHLRSVPTDEAKLFAERNGLSFIETSALDSTNVETAFQNILTEIYRIVSQKQIRDPPEGDVIRPSNVEPIDVKPTVTADVRKQCCQ